Sequence from the bacterium genome:
CAGGTGCATTATTCGGAAGCGTATATTGACCATTGTTTTTTCGAAAATAATGTAGAAGGCATGCGGTATTCAACTGTGAAGCTTCTTCTGAAAAATAATATGTTTCGTAATAATATTTATGGGTTAAGATATGAAGAGAGGCGGTCAGAAGCTGAAATTTCGCATAATGATTTTTCACAGAATGATTTTGGGGTTTTTTGTGTTATGAGGTCGGACAATAACACCAGGTTTTATAACAATAACATCTGCAACAATAAAAAATATAATTTTATTATGGGCCAGGAGCAGGAAAAAAGTATAACTGTGAAATCAAATTATTGGGGGTCGGATAACGAATCTGAAATTCTCCTGGGGATATTTGACGGCCGGAAGGAGGAAACAATAGGGATAATTAATTTTTTACCTTATTTGCGGGAAAAAGTTGTTATAGACGGATGGGAAAGTTTATGAAAATACTTGCGCCAATTGATAATATCAATGAGTTAGAGGGATTAATTACGGAGGGAGCTGATGAGTTCTACGGCGGTTTTATACCCTATGCCTGGTTCAGGGAATATGGGGCCGCGGGTTCTCTCAACAGGAGAAATTTTCTGTCTGCACAGATAAAAAGTGAAAAAGAACTTTCAAAGATTGTTGAAATTATCCATTCTCATAAAAAGCGTTTTTATCTTGCTTTAAATCAAAAACTGTTTTTTTCCAGTCAATACCCGTTCATGAATAATTTTATAAAATATATTGCGGGTATACATGTTGACGGCATTATTACCGCCGACCTGGGATTTAACCTTTATCTTAAAAAAGAGGACTATAATATCCCTGTTATTCTTTCAACGCTTGCGCAGGTAATGAACAGCGGCTCTGCCGGATTTTATCGTGAATTGGGAATTAAAAGGATTGTTTTATCACGTGATTTAAGCTTGAAAGAAATTAAGAAAATAGTAAACGAAAATCCGTCTCTTGAATTTGAGGTTTTAATACTTATCGGAAAATGCTTTAATTTGGAAGGTTTTTGCACCTATGAACATTGTAATCCAAACCGTATCTGGCCCTGTAACCAGGAATATAAAATAACTTTTAATAAAGAAGTTAATTTTGAAAACGAGGTTGCAAGACAGATTAAAGCCTGGAGCCAGACCAGGCGGACAGATGCATGTGGATTATGCGCCTTAAATTATCTGAAGAAAATCAATATAAAAAGCTTAAAAATAGTCGGCCGGGGTGCAAGCTATGAACGAAAAATAAAAACGGTAAAATCTCTTAAATTTCTTTTGGATTATTTAAAAAATAAAAAAAATATTGAAAATGAAATGTTTTACGCTTTAGCCAAAAAAAAATATGAAAATATTTTCGGACATAGCTGCGTAAAAGCAAATTGCTATTTTCCGGAGCTGGCCATATGAAAATTTTAAATATATCAAAAATCGAAAAAGCTGTATATTGTAACGATGTTTCAATTCTTAAAAAAATTAAGAAAAAGAATAAGTTCTCCAGAATTTATTTCGGAGAGGAATTTTGCCCGTTTCGTCTTCCCACAAAAGAAGATTTAGAATCAGTGATTAAATATGCCAGGAAAAATAAATTGCAATTTACATTTGTAACCCCCTGGCTGACGGATGATGCCCTGGCAAGGGTCCGGGGTTTATTGGAAGTTGTTCCTTTTGGCTCCGAGGTCGTAATAAATGATTACGGGCTCCTTTTGGCGCTTAAAAGGGAAAAAAACAATTTTATTCCGGTCCTTGGCCGTTTATTAAACGGCCAAATCAGGGGATTACGGGCCAATTATGAAAGACGTTTAACCAAAAATATTTTAAAAAATTTCCAGAGCTGTCATCCGCAGATTGAAACTTTGGCTGATTTCTATAAAAATAACGGCATAAACAGGATAGAACTGGATAATTTGCCACAAGGGATTAAAACCGGGTTTGAAAATAAGCGTTTTTCCGGATCATTGTACTATCCTTACGGGTATATTACTGTAACAAGGTTCTGTCCTTATATTATTTTAAAAAACAGATTTAATCTTATTTTTTCGATAAAAAAATGCAATAAAACATGTCTTAAATCCATTTTTCCCATGGAAAATAAAGAGACTGACAGGAAAATTTTTGTAATAGGGAATTCTCATTTTTTTAAAAACAACAACATACCTAAAAATTTATCTGAATTAGGGATTGACAGGTTGGTAGAGGAATTATT
This genomic interval carries:
- a CDS encoding right-handed parallel beta-helix repeat-containing protein; translation: MIKISLLIILLLIGCQKTNFRETVVKNGRFENISISQDIVWEGNINIAGVVTVKRRAVLTILPGTKILFKKVNLDNDEIGDSELNIEGKIIAEGTREAPIVFTSFEKDKKPADWKFVYLSFNDKSRLSYCKFEYAFTGLQVHYSEAYIDHCFFENNVEGMRYSTVKLLLKNNMFRNNIYGLRYEERRSEAEISHNDFSQNDFGVFCVMRSDNNTRFYNNNICNNKKYNFIMGQEQEKSITVKSNYWGSDNESEILLGIFDGRKEETIGIINFLPYLREKVVIDGWESL
- a CDS encoding U32 family peptidase, with translation MKILAPIDNINELEGLITEGADEFYGGFIPYAWFREYGAAGSLNRRNFLSAQIKSEKELSKIVEIIHSHKKRFYLALNQKLFFSSQYPFMNNFIKYIAGIHVDGIITADLGFNLYLKKEDYNIPVILSTLAQVMNSGSAGFYRELGIKRIVLSRDLSLKEIKKIVNENPSLEFEVLILIGKCFNLEGFCTYEHCNPNRIWPCNQEYKITFNKEVNFENEVARQIKAWSQTRRTDACGLCALNYLKKINIKSLKIVGRGASYERKIKTVKSLKFLLDYLKNKKNIENEMFYALAKKKYENIFGHSCVKANCYFPELAI